Proteins found in one Rhodobium gokarnense genomic segment:
- the map gene encoding type I methionyl aminopeptidase translates to MVSYIEAATAPLKNTGQIRLYGDDGFEGMRRAGRIAAECLDALAPMVEPGVTTKALDDFIFAFGVERGALPATLNYRGYNKASCISINHVVCHGIPNEKPLKEGDIANIDVTFIVDGWHGDSSRMYPVGTIKRAAERLIDITYESMMLGIAEVRPGARLGDIGAAIQDFVEAQRCSVVRDFCGHGVGQLFHDAPNVLHYGNRGDGLELRPGMIFTIEPMVNLGRAHVKVLADGWTAVTRDRSLSAQFEHTVGVTETGCEIFTLSPAGLDRPPYIAD, encoded by the coding sequence ATGGTCAGCTATATCGAGGCGGCGACGGCACCGCTTAAAAACACCGGACAGATACGCCTTTATGGCGACGACGGCTTTGAGGGCATGCGCCGCGCCGGCCGCATCGCCGCCGAGTGCCTCGACGCCCTTGCTCCCATGGTCGAGCCGGGCGTGACGACCAAGGCCCTCGACGATTTCATCTTCGCGTTCGGCGTGGAGCGCGGCGCGCTTCCTGCGACCCTGAACTATCGCGGCTACAACAAGGCGTCCTGCATCTCGATCAACCATGTCGTCTGCCACGGCATTCCGAACGAGAAGCCGCTGAAGGAAGGCGACATCGCCAACATCGACGTCACCTTCATCGTCGACGGCTGGCACGGCGACTCCAGCCGCATGTACCCGGTCGGCACCATCAAGCGTGCCGCCGAGCGGCTGATCGACATCACCTACGAATCCATGATGCTCGGCATCGCCGAGGTCCGGCCCGGCGCCCGTCTCGGCGACATCGGCGCCGCCATCCAGGATTTCGTCGAGGCCCAGCGCTGCTCTGTGGTGCGCGACTTCTGCGGCCACGGCGTCGGCCAGCTGTTCCACGACGCCCCGAACGTCCTGCACTACGGCAATCGCGGCGACGGGCTGGAGCTGAGGCCCGGCATGATCTTCACCATCGAGCCGATGGTCAATCTCGGCCGCGCCCATGTGAAGGTGCTCGCCGACGGCTGGACCGCGGTGACCCGCGACCGCTCCCTGTCGGCCCAGTTCGAGCACACCGTCGGCGTGACGGAGACCGGTTGCGAGATATTCACCCTGTCGCCGGCCGGCCTCGACCGCCCGCCCTACATCGCGGACTAG
- the sfsA gene encoding DNA/RNA nuclease SfsA, with protein sequence MRLPLPLTEGRLVQRYKRFLADVELADGTIVTAHCPNPGSMTGLKAPGSRVWLSTSPNPKRKLAQTLELVEADGVLVGINTNNPNTLVAEAIAAGTIPELAGYETLRREVRYGVNSRIDILLESEDRPRCYVEVKNVHLLREPLLSEFPDSVTTRGAKHLRELSDMVAAGHRAVMMFLIQRPDTDRISLARDIDPAYGLAFDAAIAAGVEALAWRCEVGLEEITVTAPVPVLDLAPTTA encoded by the coding sequence ATGCGCCTGCCCCTCCCCCTCACCGAAGGCCGCCTTGTCCAGCGCTACAAGCGGTTCCTCGCCGATGTCGAGCTGGCGGACGGGACCATCGTCACCGCGCACTGCCCGAACCCCGGCTCCATGACCGGGCTGAAGGCGCCGGGCAGCCGCGTCTGGCTGTCGACCTCGCCGAACCCGAAGCGGAAGCTCGCCCAAACGCTGGAGCTGGTCGAGGCCGACGGCGTCCTCGTCGGCATCAACACCAACAATCCGAACACCCTCGTCGCCGAGGCGATCGCGGCCGGCACCATCCCCGAACTTGCAGGCTATGAGACCCTGCGCCGCGAGGTCCGCTACGGCGTCAACTCGCGCATCGACATCCTGCTGGAAAGCGAAGACCGCCCGCGCTGCTACGTGGAAGTCAAGAACGTCCACCTGCTGCGCGAACCGCTGCTTTCGGAGTTCCCCGACAGCGTGACGACCCGCGGCGCCAAGCATTTGCGGGAACTCTCCGACATGGTGGCCGCCGGCCACCGCGCGGTAATGATGTTCCTCATCCAGCGGCCGGACACGGACCGGATATCGCTTGCCCGCGACATCGACCCGGCCTACGGCCTTGCCTTCGATGCGGCCATTGCCGCCGGCGTCGAGGCGCTCGCCTGGCGCTGCGAGGTCGGCCTTGAGGAGATCACCGTGACGGCCCCGGTTCCGGTGCTCGATCTCGCCCCCACCACCGCCTGA
- a CDS encoding ABC transporter ATP-binding protein, whose protein sequence is MIRIENLGVTFSRGTPLETKALRGIDLTINSGEFVTVIGSNGAGKSTLLSAVAGDTPVTDGRILIGERDVTKWSTARRAGLVARVFQDPLAGSCGNLSIEENLALAAARGHRRGLGPALSAARREIFHERVSELGLGLENRLNDLMNLLSGGQRQSLALIMATLSPSEVILLDEHTAALDPGMAEFVLDLTERLVAERKLTTMMVTHSMRQALDVGTRTIMLHEGRIVLDVAGDMRSGLTTDDLVAMFRKVRGQELEDDSLLIE, encoded by the coding sequence ATGATCCGCATCGAAAACCTCGGCGTCACCTTCTCGCGCGGCACGCCGCTGGAGACCAAGGCGCTGCGCGGCATCGACCTCACGATCAACTCCGGCGAGTTCGTCACCGTCATCGGCTCCAACGGTGCCGGCAAGTCGACGCTCTTGTCCGCGGTCGCCGGCGACACGCCGGTCACCGACGGCCGCATCCTGATCGGCGAGCGCGACGTCACGAAATGGTCGACCGCGCGCCGCGCCGGCCTCGTTGCCCGCGTCTTCCAGGACCCGCTCGCCGGCTCCTGCGGCAACCTCTCGATCGAGGAGAACCTTGCCCTTGCCGCCGCACGGGGCCACCGCCGCGGCCTTGGACCCGCGCTGTCGGCCGCGCGCCGCGAGATTTTTCACGAGCGCGTCTCCGAACTCGGCCTCGGGCTGGAAAACCGCCTCAACGACCTGATGAACCTCCTCTCCGGCGGCCAGCGCCAGTCGCTGGCGCTGATCATGGCGACCCTGTCGCCCTCGGAAGTCATCCTCCTCGACGAGCACACCGCCGCACTCGACCCGGGCATGGCCGAGTTCGTCCTCGACCTCACCGAGCGGCTGGTGGCCGAACGTAAGCTGACGACCATGATGGTCACCCACTCCATGCGCCAGGCGCTCGATGTCGGCACCCGGACCATCATGCTGCACGAGGGCCGCATCGTGCTGGACGTCGCCGGCGACATGCGTTCAGGGCTCACCACCGACGATCTCGTCGCCATGTTCCGCAAGGTCCGCGGCCAGGAACTGGAGGACGACTCGCTGCTGATCGAATAG
- a CDS encoding ABC transporter permease — MSEIAFWGAVELGLVYAFVGLGVYLSFRILDFPDLTVDGSLPLGAAVAAVLILAGVAPWPATLAAMVAAGCAGLVTATLNVKFKILHLLASILTMIALFSINLRVMGRPNVAIINEPTVLTPFYGLGLSDYLVRPAVLLVFVAIAVVLLTAFLGSNFGLAMRATGANARMARAQGIRTQFHIYAGIALSNALVGLAGALFAQTNGFADVTAGVGTIVVGLAAVIVGETLLPSRRIALALIGCVIGSVLYRIAIQLALSADVIGLKASDLNLATAVLVAVALILPRLRKGGRA; from the coding sequence TTGAGCGAAATCGCTTTCTGGGGAGCCGTCGAACTCGGCCTCGTCTATGCCTTCGTCGGGCTCGGCGTCTATCTCTCCTTCCGCATCCTCGACTTCCCCGACCTGACCGTCGACGGATCGCTGCCGCTCGGCGCCGCCGTCGCCGCGGTGCTGATCCTTGCCGGCGTCGCGCCCTGGCCGGCAACGCTTGCCGCCATGGTCGCCGCCGGCTGCGCCGGCCTCGTCACGGCGACGCTCAACGTCAAGTTCAAGATCCTGCACCTGCTTGCCTCGATCCTGACCATGATCGCGCTCTTTTCCATCAATCTGCGCGTCATGGGCCGGCCGAACGTCGCCATCATCAACGAGCCGACGGTGCTGACCCCGTTCTATGGGCTGGGCCTTTCCGACTATCTCGTTCGGCCAGCCGTGCTCCTGGTCTTCGTCGCCATCGCCGTGGTGCTCCTCACCGCCTTTCTCGGCAGCAATTTCGGCCTCGCCATGCGCGCCACCGGCGCCAACGCCCGCATGGCGCGGGCGCAGGGCATCCGCACCCAGTTCCACATCTATGCCGGCATCGCCCTTTCCAACGCCCTTGTCGGCCTTGCCGGCGCGCTCTTTGCCCAGACCAACGGCTTTGCGGACGTCACCGCCGGCGTCGGCACCATCGTCGTCGGCCTTGCCGCCGTCATCGTCGGCGAGACACTGTTGCCGAGCCGGCGCATCGCGCTCGCCCTCATCGGCTGCGTCATCGGCTCGGTGCTCTACCGCATCGCCATCCAGCTCGCGCTGTCGGCCGACGTCATCGGCCTCAAGGCCTCCGACCTGAACCTTGCCACCGCCGTCCTGGTCGCCGTCGCGCTGATCCTGCCGCGGCTGAGGAAGGGAGGCCGGGCATGA
- a CDS encoding ABC transporter substrate-binding protein, with amino-acid sequence MRKLLLALAAASAIASPALAADTVTVAVTAIVEHPALDACRDGVKDALAEAGYKDGENLTFVYESAQGNPATAAQIARQFIGEAPDVIVPISTPSAQAVVAGTRDIPVVFTAVTDPVGAKLISNTEKPGGNVTGLSDFSPLDDHLALIREISPDAKTIGIVYNSGEANSVALLEGMRSRVEAAGLELVESVATKSAEVQGATRALVGKADVIYIPTDNTIVSALEAAVKVAEENDIPLYAGDTDSVPRGALAAVGFNYHDIGVQTGQIVARVLKGEKPGDIAVKVAAGTNLIVNPGAAERMGVEIPQAVIDRANTVVK; translated from the coding sequence ATGCGTAAGCTTCTGTTGGCGCTCGCCGCTGCGAGCGCAATCGCCAGCCCGGCGCTTGCCGCCGACACTGTCACCGTCGCCGTCACCGCCATCGTCGAGCATCCGGCCCTCGATGCCTGCCGCGACGGCGTCAAGGATGCCCTTGCCGAGGCGGGCTACAAGGACGGCGAAAACCTGACCTTTGTCTACGAGTCCGCGCAAGGGAACCCGGCAACGGCCGCCCAGATCGCCCGCCAGTTCATCGGCGAGGCGCCGGACGTCATCGTGCCGATCTCCACGCCTTCGGCCCAGGCCGTGGTCGCCGGCACCCGCGACATCCCGGTCGTCTTCACCGCCGTCACCGACCCGGTCGGCGCCAAGCTGATCTCCAACACCGAAAAGCCCGGCGGCAACGTCACGGGCCTCTCCGACTTCTCGCCGCTCGACGACCACCTGGCGCTGATCCGCGAGATCTCGCCGGACGCCAAGACCATCGGCATCGTCTACAATTCCGGCGAGGCCAATTCGGTCGCCCTGCTTGAGGGCATGCGCTCGCGCGTCGAGGCCGCCGGCCTGGAACTGGTGGAATCCGTTGCCACCAAGTCCGCCGAGGTCCAGGGCGCGACCCGCGCGCTCGTCGGCAAGGCCGACGTCATCTACATCCCGACCGACAACACCATCGTCTCGGCCCTGGAAGCCGCGGTGAAGGTCGCCGAAGAGAACGACATCCCGCTCTATGCCGGCGACACCGATTCCGTGCCGCGCGGGGCGCTCGCCGCCGTCGGCTTCAACTACCACGACATCGGCGTGCAGACCGGCCAGATCGTCGCCCGCGTCCTGAAGGGCGAAAAGCCCGGCGACATCGCCGTGAAGGTGGCGGCCGGCACCAACCTGATCGTCAACCCCGGCGCCGCCGAGCGCATGGGTGTTGAGATCCCTCAGGCCGTCATCGACCGCGCCAACACCGTGGTGAAATAG
- a CDS encoding pirin family protein produces MSVTDIDQKIRPVVFRTDGMNASDGAGVRMRRMLGTPRFDFLDPFLMLDWFHSDQPQDYLAGFPDHPHRGFETVTYLLHGRMRHADNRGNAGVIEPGGIQWMTAGSGIVHSEMPEQENGLLSGFQLWINLPAKDKMVPAGYQEFAPDRIPVEERAGATLRVITGTTSGGVSGPVVDRPTDPFFADIYLDPGATLDEAIGGERNAFVLVHDGTLTLAGANGPETLGIGHLAVLGTGDVVSATAGEDGAKFLLIAARPLSEPVARAGPFVMNTEAELHQAFADFQNGRF; encoded by the coding sequence ATGTCCGTCACCGATATCGACCAGAAGATCCGCCCGGTCGTCTTTCGCACCGACGGCATGAACGCCTCCGACGGCGCCGGCGTGCGCATGCGGCGCATGCTGGGAACGCCCCGGTTCGACTTCCTCGATCCGTTCCTGATGCTCGACTGGTTCCATTCCGACCAGCCGCAGGATTATCTCGCCGGCTTCCCCGACCATCCGCACCGCGGCTTCGAGACCGTCACCTATCTGCTCCACGGCCGCATGCGCCATGCCGACAACAGGGGCAATGCCGGCGTCATCGAGCCAGGCGGCATCCAGTGGATGACGGCCGGGTCCGGCATCGTCCATTCGGAAATGCCGGAACAGGAGAACGGCCTCCTCTCCGGCTTCCAGCTCTGGATCAACCTGCCGGCAAAGGACAAGATGGTGCCCGCCGGCTACCAGGAATTCGCCCCCGACCGCATCCCCGTCGAAGAGCGTGCCGGCGCGACCCTTCGCGTCATCACCGGCACCACGTCGGGCGGCGTTTCCGGCCCCGTCGTCGACCGGCCCACCGATCCGTTCTTTGCCGATATCTATCTCGATCCGGGCGCAACGCTCGATGAGGCCATCGGCGGCGAGCGCAACGCTTTTGTGCTCGTCCATGACGGCACGCTTACGCTTGCCGGTGCCAACGGACCGGAGACCCTCGGCATCGGTCATCTGGCCGTCCTCGGCACCGGCGACGTCGTCTCGGCAACCGCCGGCGAGGACGGTGCAAAGTTCCTTCTCATTGCCGCCCGCCCGCTCAGCGAGCCGGTGGCGCGGGCCGGCCCCTTCGTCATGAACACGGAAGCCGAACTCCACCAGGCCTTCGCCGACTTCCAGAACGGCCGGTTCTGA
- a CDS encoding right-handed parallel beta-helix repeat-containing protein has protein sequence MQRKIRVLEPGETLTLRPGEYRRPITAVGLRGSASNRITIRGQSKGWYPEETGDQQEPDPSAEAVLTTGMSAELFRRDANMLARKKQAAGGSPGLYYIADEAMLFLRDCQHVTVENLYFNRCWPTAVYLDNCQDITVRSCQFRWGTYAVGAAGFHTRHLTVEGCRWQQNPDNKGRHWKDFLWFRIHGDLDEENPPDGDGRVSIEEGWRLFDGDFFVGWRIAGFVTLRGNLIEDAFNAIHMFNFTENPRTDLNLNVVVENNRFVRIRDNAMEPEGAAWNWVVRHNVFVDVYRWFGFEVERSGWFYIYGNLAWYTQVPGPDPGADGKPRDDHTGGSVFKFNTKHVADGPTYVFHNSFHLREPIAKKKRFAKLAFFNNAIAFCKAKEGGCTGRPTLFAQGARALAMPHDPAADLAQMYVAEKKRFTKDWEALEIVFDGNFIHGPDRLSHLRAVGYLFGDASSDLDPGFAGPLDATNTSASSFRLDHGAEAAGKSIPFVLKTKNDFQTFKDAGGGNVGAIRDDGSLFQLADEFEWITVKMPPQKTS, from the coding sequence GTGCAGCGGAAGATACGCGTGCTGGAGCCGGGCGAGACCCTGACCCTGCGGCCCGGCGAATATCGTCGGCCGATCACCGCGGTGGGCCTTCGCGGAAGTGCATCGAACCGGATCACCATCCGCGGGCAATCGAAGGGTTGGTATCCCGAGGAGACGGGGGACCAGCAGGAACCCGATCCGTCTGCCGAGGCCGTCCTGACCACCGGGATGAGTGCCGAGCTATTTCGCCGGGACGCCAACATGCTGGCCCGCAAGAAACAGGCGGCAGGGGGCAGCCCCGGCCTCTATTACATTGCCGACGAGGCGATGCTGTTCCTGCGCGACTGCCAGCACGTGACGGTCGAGAACCTCTATTTCAATCGATGCTGGCCGACCGCCGTCTATCTCGACAATTGCCAGGACATTACCGTCCGGTCCTGCCAGTTCCGCTGGGGCACCTATGCCGTCGGCGCGGCAGGGTTTCACACGCGACATCTGACCGTCGAAGGGTGCCGCTGGCAGCAAAACCCGGACAACAAGGGGCGCCACTGGAAGGATTTCTTGTGGTTCCGGATCCACGGCGATCTCGACGAGGAAAACCCTCCGGATGGCGATGGCCGGGTCTCGATCGAAGAGGGATGGCGGCTCTTTGACGGTGATTTCTTCGTCGGCTGGCGCATCGCCGGGTTCGTCACCCTGCGGGGCAACCTGATCGAGGATGCCTTCAACGCCATCCACATGTTCAACTTCACGGAAAATCCGCGCACGGACCTCAATCTCAACGTCGTCGTGGAGAACAACCGGTTCGTGCGCATCCGGGACAACGCCATGGAGCCGGAAGGCGCGGCCTGGAACTGGGTGGTTCGCCACAACGTCTTCGTTGACGTCTATCGCTGGTTCGGCTTCGAGGTCGAGCGCTCCGGCTGGTTCTACATCTACGGCAACCTTGCCTGGTACACCCAGGTGCCGGGCCCCGATCCGGGAGCCGACGGCAAACCGCGCGACGACCACACGGGTGGCTCTGTCTTCAAGTTCAACACCAAGCACGTCGCCGACGGGCCGACCTATGTGTTCCACAATTCCTTCCATCTGCGCGAGCCGATCGCCAAGAAGAAGCGGTTTGCAAAGCTGGCGTTCTTCAACAACGCCATTGCCTTCTGCAAGGCAAAGGAGGGCGGTTGCACAGGACGGCCGACGCTGTTCGCGCAGGGCGCGCGGGCCCTCGCCATGCCCCACGATCCTGCGGCGGACCTTGCCCAGATGTACGTTGCCGAAAAGAAGCGCTTCACCAAGGACTGGGAGGCGCTCGAAATCGTCTTTGACGGCAATTTCATCCATGGCCCCGACCGGCTCAGCCACCTGCGCGCGGTCGGCTATCTGTTCGGCGATGCCTCAAGCGATTTGGATCCCGGCTTTGCCGGGCCGCTCGACGCGACGAACACGTCGGCATCTTCCTTTCGGTTGGACCATGGCGCCGAGGCGGCCGGCAAATCGATTCCGTTTGTCCTCAAGACCAAGAACGACTTCCAGACGTTCAAGGACGCCGGCGGGGGCAATGTCGGGGCGATCCGGGACGACGGCTCATTGTTCCAGCTTGCCGACGAGTTCGAGTGGATCACCGTCAAGATGCCACCGCAAAAGACCTCCTGA
- a CDS encoding LysR family transcriptional regulator: protein MPVRLSRSDLRFLQVFEAVARHGAFSAAEAELNISASTISNHMTALEERLGIKLCQRGRTGFRLTEKGAMVLDAARRLFKAIGDFDAEIGALKGTLTGELRIGLVDSMVTDPNSRMSEAVAAFGGRGGDVSITLMQDRPQELQQKVYDGVYHCGIGSFPHLISGLESVPLYDEQHYLYAATDHPVLAEDAVTPEALRRHAFIRRGYWRATDEKRLLLGPVEATVHQIEPQLMLILSGRYLGFLPEHYARQWVEDGRLRAILPDEVSYTCTFCLILRKGYRPTETLKTFLKDLRTAHGGAE, encoded by the coding sequence ATGCCCGTCCGCCTCTCCCGCAGCGACCTGCGCTTTTTGCAGGTTTTCGAGGCCGTCGCCCGCCACGGCGCCTTTTCCGCCGCCGAGGCCGAGCTCAACATTTCCGCCTCGACCATTTCCAACCACATGACGGCGCTTGAGGAGCGGCTTGGCATCAAGCTCTGCCAGCGCGGCCGCACAGGCTTCCGGCTGACCGAAAAGGGCGCCATGGTGCTCGATGCCGCAAGGCGCCTGTTCAAGGCGATCGGCGATTTCGACGCGGAGATCGGCGCCCTCAAGGGCACGCTGACGGGCGAATTGCGCATCGGCCTCGTCGACAGCATGGTCACCGACCCCAATTCGCGCATGTCCGAGGCGGTCGCGGCATTCGGCGGGCGCGGCGGCGACGTCTCCATCACATTGATGCAGGACCGGCCCCAGGAACTGCAGCAGAAGGTCTATGACGGGGTCTATCACTGTGGCATCGGCAGCTTCCCGCACCTGATCTCCGGGCTGGAATCCGTCCCGCTCTACGACGAGCAGCACTATCTCTACGCCGCCACCGACCACCCCGTCCTGGCCGAGGACGCGGTAACGCCGGAAGCACTCCGCCGCCACGCCTTCATCCGCCGCGGCTACTGGCGCGCGACCGACGAAAAGCGCCTGCTGCTCGGCCCGGTCGAGGCGACCGTCCACCAGATCGAGCCGCAACTGATGCTGATCCTCTCCGGCCGCTATCTCGGCTTCCTGCCGGAGCACTATGCGCGCCAATGGGTCGAAGACGGCCGGCTCAGGGCCATCCTGCCGGACGAGGTCTCTTATACCTGCACCTTCTGCCTGATCCTCAGGAAAGGCTACCGGCCAACGGAAACCCTGAAGACCTTCCTCAAGGACCTCCGCACCGCGCACGGTGGCGCCGAATAG
- the speB gene encoding agmatinase, translating into MSFNQPLGGNEMPRFAGPATMMRLPSQETAEGLDACFVGIPLDIGTSNRSGTRQGPRYIRIESCMLRPYNMGTGAAPFDSLQVADIGDVPLNTFDLKKSVVIIEEAYDGILAHDCRPLTLGGDHTLVYPILKAMAKKHGPVALIHVDAHADINDEMFGEKIAHGTPFRRALEDGCIAADKVFQIGLRGTGYSPEDFDWSRQQGFTVVPAEDCWMKSLTPLMAEIRAKIGDHPTYLSYDIDSLDPAFAPGTGTVEIGGLTIWQALEIIRGCRGLDIVGGDLVEVSPPYDPSGNTALVGANLLYEMLCILPGVRYPDEAPGNK; encoded by the coding sequence ATGAGCTTCAACCAGCCGCTCGGCGGCAACGAGATGCCGCGCTTCGCCGGCCCGGCGACGATGATGCGGCTGCCGTCGCAGGAAACGGCGGAGGGCCTGGACGCCTGCTTCGTCGGCATCCCGCTCGACATCGGCACCTCGAACCGCTCCGGCACGCGCCAGGGACCGCGCTATATCCGCATCGAGTCCTGCATGCTTCGGCCCTACAACATGGGCACGGGGGCGGCGCCCTTCGACAGCCTGCAGGTCGCCGATATCGGCGATGTTCCGCTCAACACCTTCGATCTGAAGAAATCGGTTGTGATCATCGAGGAGGCCTATGACGGCATCCTTGCCCATGACTGCCGGCCGCTGACGCTCGGCGGCGACCACACGCTGGTCTATCCGATCCTCAAAGCGATGGCCAAGAAGCACGGGCCGGTGGCTCTGATCCACGTCGATGCCCATGCCGACATCAATGACGAGATGTTCGGGGAAAAGATCGCCCACGGAACGCCCTTCCGCCGGGCGCTGGAAGACGGCTGCATCGCCGCCGACAAGGTGTTCCAGATCGGCCTGCGCGGCACCGGCTATTCGCCGGAGGATTTTGATTGGTCGCGCCAGCAGGGGTTCACGGTGGTCCCGGCCGAGGACTGCTGGATGAAGTCGCTCACCCCGCTGATGGCGGAGATCCGCGCCAAGATCGGCGACCATCCGACCTATCTCTCCTACGATATCGACAGCCTCGATCCGGCCTTTGCGCCCGGCACCGGTACGGTGGAGATCGGCGGCCTGACCATCTGGCAGGCGCTGGAAATCATCCGCGGCTGCCGCGGCCTCGACATCGTCGGCGGCGATCTCGTCGAGGTCTCGCCGCCCTACGATCCGTCGGGCAACACCGCGCTCGTCGGCGCCAACCTGCTCTATGAAATGCTCTGCATCCTGCCCGGGGTCCGCTATCCGGATGAGGCTCCGGGAAACAAATAA
- a CDS encoding extracellular solute-binding protein, giving the protein MNTAIKRLKLTGAAALGALLAGVAAMPVANATEELNALVWCDHTDPALIEPFEKKFDVKVNLKEYEGTGSALAIVEQSQPGDWDVFVIDGVDVPRAIDADLLAPLPADEMPLDDIFPELRLDEAQMRDGKLYAVSEKFGYNTVSFNKTKVDAADMKDMTVLWSDAYKGKIAVYDYYLPVIGMVAVGLGKKTSELTADDLPAIKETLFKIKDNAKLVGEVVSSQTAIATGEVDILVGGGEWVTAGLSADKPELDWILPEQGGVRWSQSIGVFKDSTRKELATEFVKYIVSPEGQARLATSSCYWAMPANAKAGAELTDQQKAALRWDDQPTYLKNAQMYPAPDAELDAAMQDLWTEFLQH; this is encoded by the coding sequence ATGAACACCGCGATCAAACGACTGAAGCTGACGGGCGCCGCCGCGCTCGGCGCGCTCCTTGCCGGCGTCGCCGCGATGCCCGTCGCCAACGCCACCGAAGAACTCAACGCGCTGGTCTGGTGCGACCACACCGACCCGGCCCTGATCGAGCCGTTCGAGAAGAAGTTCGACGTCAAGGTGAACCTGAAAGAGTATGAGGGCACGGGTTCGGCGCTCGCCATCGTGGAACAGTCGCAGCCCGGCGACTGGGACGTCTTCGTCATCGACGGCGTCGACGTGCCGCGCGCCATCGATGCCGACCTGCTGGCGCCGCTGCCGGCCGACGAGATGCCGCTCGACGACATCTTCCCGGAACTGCGGCTCGATGAGGCGCAGATGCGCGACGGCAAGCTCTACGCCGTCTCGGAAAAATTCGGCTACAACACCGTCTCCTTCAACAAGACCAAGGTCGATGCCGCCGACATGAAGGACATGACGGTGCTTTGGTCCGACGCCTACAAGGGCAAGATCGCCGTCTACGACTATTACCTGCCGGTGATCGGCATGGTCGCCGTCGGCCTCGGGAAAAAGACCTCGGAGCTGACCGCCGACGACCTTCCGGCGATCAAGGAAACCCTCTTCAAGATCAAGGACAACGCCAAGCTCGTCGGCGAGGTGGTGTCGAGCCAGACGGCGATCGCGACCGGCGAGGTCGACATTCTCGTCGGCGGCGGCGAGTGGGTGACGGCCGGGCTTTCCGCCGACAAGCCGGAGCTGGACTGGATCCTGCCGGAGCAGGGCGGCGTGCGCTGGTCGCAGTCGATCGGCGTCTTCAAGGACAGCACCCGCAAGGAACTGGCCACCGAGTTCGTCAAATACATTGTCTCGCCGGAAGGCCAGGCGCGGCTCGCCACCTCGTCCTGCTACTGGGCGATGCCGGCGAACGCCAAGGCCGGTGCGGAACTGACCGACCAGCAGAAGGCGGCGCTGCGCTGGGATGACCAGCCGACTTACCTGAAGAACGCCCAGATGTATCCGGCGCCCGACGCCGAACTGGACGCCGCCATGCAGGACCTGTGGACGGAATTCCTCCAGCATTAG
- a CDS encoding ABC transporter permease, whose protein sequence is MALAARARRFDLGAWGFVAPALLWTAAFFVAPFVVMAVVSLWERIGTDLVASWSFANYLKFFERGHFLEAMLNSLEVTVIVTVTSILLAYPFAWIIAEKVPPRLQRLALVLAILPFWTSYVVRSYSWLLVLANNGIINETLLGIGLIGEPLDLANSRTATVIGFVHFFVMLLTLTIYANLVQLSPNYRKAAADLGAGPLSTFWFVVLPLTLPGIMVGAFLTFVLCIGDYITPQVLGGNNELLMPQVIMLQIGRRADFPTASALAILLMIVVTIAYLGFARWIRLERA, encoded by the coding sequence ATGGCTTTGGCGGCACGGGCGAGGCGGTTCGATCTCGGAGCGTGGGGCTTCGTTGCCCCGGCGCTTCTGTGGACGGCGGCGTTCTTCGTCGCGCCGTTCGTCGTCATGGCGGTCGTCAGCCTCTGGGAGCGGATCGGCACCGATCTCGTCGCCAGCTGGAGCTTCGCCAACTACCTGAAGTTCTTTGAGCGCGGCCATTTCCTCGAAGCCATGCTGAACTCTCTGGAGGTGACCGTCATCGTCACCGTCACCTCCATCCTGCTCGCCTATCCGTTCGCCTGGATCATCGCCGAAAAGGTGCCGCCGCGGCTGCAGCGGCTGGCGCTGGTGCTCGCCATCCTGCCGTTCTGGACCTCCTATGTGGTCCGCTCCTATTCCTGGCTCTTGGTGCTCGCCAATAACGGCATCATCAACGAGACGCTGCTCGGCATCGGTCTCATTGGTGAGCCCCTAGATCTCGCCAACAGCCGCACGGCGACCGTGATCGGCTTCGTCCACTTCTTCGTCATGCTGCTGACGCTGACGATCTACGCTAATCTCGTCCAGCTCTCGCCGAACTACCGCAAGGCCGCGGCCGACCTCGGGGCGGGGCCGCTGTCCACCTTCTGGTTCGTGGTGCTGCCGCTGACCCTGCCGGGCATCATGGTCGGCGCGTTCCTCACCTTCGTCCTGTGCATCGGCGACTACATCACGCCGCAGGTGCTCGGCGGCAACAACGAGCTGCTGATGCCGCAGGTGATCATGCTGCAGATCGGCCGGCGCGCCGACTTCCCGACCGCCTCCGCGCTGGCGATCCTGCTCATGATCGTCGTCACCATCGCCTATCTCGGCTTTGCCCGCTGGATCCGGCTGGAAAGGGCATGA